DNA from Gambusia affinis linkage group LG06, SWU_Gaff_1.0, whole genome shotgun sequence:
TATataaatttgcatgtttttttttaccatgtattgtaaacaaagcaaaagttgGTTAAAAAAGGTCTTTAGTCTTCTAGCCTCCACTGATCTGTGTACTGCATCAGAAAGAAGCAGCTCAGTCAGCATTATGGATTTTTAATAGATTGTGTGGAGGCATGCATATTTACACTGATGTGTAAATCACTCAGCAGATGATTCCCTACAAATAAGAGACCCAGTATGAAAGATTATGTTTGCAGAACAGTGTTTGGTGGCATAATTTCAATCTAAAATCACTGTCATTTTCTTAGCCAGGATGAAACACCTGCGTTGTTTCTTTATGCTtgtgttaaaaaagaaacatgactGATTTCTGTTTATGCTCGGATTAAAAACCTTTACCTCTGGGAATATGCATCTCAGATCTTTTGGAAAATAATCAGGAAATTGAGATTTAGGAAGCTGGTAGATCTAGAAAaaacattgctgttttttttctcattttgattgTAAAATTTCTCACatatccttaaaaaaataagggCGCAGAATCAGAAATGATCTGATGCTCCTAGAAGCAGGTAAATATACCATCCTTTTGAAGTGGTATTTCATACAAAGAGGAAACCTGATGACTTTAACCGGGACTATTGCTACcttctcatttttcttcagtaCCGAACACCAATCTAAAATCCTCCTCTTGTTTATCATTTTGTAATTCATAGGTTGGAGCCCATAACCAAATAAATGCAGATATAAAGAATGCTCTGTTGTTGCGTTCTTGTATGAATTTCACCACATCACTATAACCACCAATGAACTGATGGTGACCTTTGAGACCAGCTCCTCTTTTATGATCAGCTCAATTTGACTGCACTGTACTGTAAGGAGATGGGTTGACTTGTGAAGAATTTTGAACTGAATATCACTATAATTAtgaatttagaaacatttatgaCAACTTATGAAATAGTGCTCTCTAATCAAGccgaactgaactgaattgtgGGTTATTATGAACCGTTATAACTCAATAACACATTTTAGGACAGATGATGTCTGGACTTGAGAATGTCTTTTCAGCGGCTGGTTTTGCAGCAAAGTCAGATGACattaattgttttctaaatcacaggaatttaattttaaacaaagaaattatttttaaaaaactaattaactACAACCCATCTTATCTGAGAAAcctgctgctttaaaatgtaaattcagtCTTCTCTCACACTGTTTCATGAGTATTATTTTGATCAAAAAAAGAGACTCAAAAGCTAACCCAAAATCTTTCAAGTCAACTCACAAAACCTAagacagagataaaaaaaaaaaagaaaaagaaaaaaacagagctaAAAAGAAAGCTTTACTTTCGTTTTAgatgtgaaaatatattcagCTATTGAGTTTTTACTTTGGACAAAAGCTAAACTGATTACTGAAgcagtttcagttttgcttcAAGAATTTTAAGAGGTCCTGTTCTAATAAGCAGCCATAGTTTCCTTATAATTGATTTCCAAGAATTGATACTGGTGAAGTAATTCTTGTTTTGAAATCAAGTTATTATTGGTCATAAAGGGCTTCTGCTAGAAACTCtgtgcttctgtttctttcGTCACACCTGATCTGAGGTGTTTGAAACACTGATATTGTATACAAAcgtaagaagaaaataaaattatttatttatttatttatttatttatttatttatttatttatttatttatttatttatttttaaattaacgGAAGCAACAACTGTATTTGACTTTTTTGATATTTGAAACGTTAATATGTGAATAAATACAGCAGTCAATACAAGTTACCACTCAAGTGCCTTCAGCGCCTCCCGGTGGTGAATCGGAGGGCGTGCAGCATGACGGAGCAGATGATTTCACTTTCTGTTTCAGAGAAACGTGATTGAACTTTGCGTTGACATTTCAAGACAATTTTTCCCCACAACAGCTGTCgatggaaaacacagaaccaaCCCGAACCTGTGACACATGGTAAGAACTGACATAGAACTGCATTGAACGATGAGTgatttaagttttgttttattaccaaCATAAATAGCCTGAATAATAATATGGATCTTTGAGGTGTAGACGGTAAAGACGCCTAGGTTTTAGAAccatttgttcacatttttatctcAGCCCAAcatgaagttaaatatttgaaagcTCTTTAAGGTGTTTGACTAAAATGCGCGCAGGTGCAAAGGGAAAGGTTTCACTTCAGTGTGGCCTCAGTTTGAAAGGACATATTTGGAGTCGCTGGGTAACTTTCCTGTAGCTCAGTGAAAACAGCTGGTCAGAATAAACAATAAGTTTACTTTCAAGTTTGAAATGATTCCTGCCCCTTTGATCAGAGGGAGTCATGTTGTTATGACACTGTTAAAGCGAATAATTCCTGAATCCACTTTTAGGCTTACACGATATCACCCTGTGAAGTTTTCGGTCCTTGATGAGAGAACTTCCTGGTTCAAAGACTCAATCTTTACCAggtcataaaaatattttaagctatCCTGAAGTATTTTTCTCATGaacttgtgcttttttttcttttagccacAAGGAGGTGGCAGAGGTCAACTTCCCTCTGCATGAGAGCCACTGCAAACGATTTTTGTGTGTCTGTCCTGACTGTGATGAAACTGTCCCCAAAGACCAGCTGAGCCAACACAGAGAGGAGCAGCACACCATGGTGATCATCCATATATAAACTACACCACTTTGTGTTTCTCCAACATTTTCCCAGCAGAATTAACCTTATGTAGTTATTTCCTATCAAACCATTTCTCTCCGTCTAAAGGTGAAATGCTCCAAGTGTAACAAGAAGACTGAACGGTGTCACCTCAAGGATCATGAGGTGAGTTTCTTTGAACTAATAAAAAGGTTCAGTACAATGTTGTGTGGAGGAATATCTCACATCTCAACCTTGATTGCTACgtctgtttcttttgttaaataagTCCAGTCTTGCTGTTTTGGACTGAAACATTTATAAGAAGTTACGATTAAGGAAGTTTAGGGCCAGAAATGGGACAAAAATTGATGATATCGCTACAAAAGCTAaatatatgataaaaaaaaaagttatatttttgggATCTCTAATTCTAGATGAACCTTTTGGTTCATCCTGACTTTAgctgacaaaaaaatctatGGACTTTTCTTCGAAGCCGAGTTAATGACCAGAATTGaccaatttaaatgaactctcTTTATGCTTTTCAGCATAAGGCAAGTATACTTCACTATGCTATTCTTAAGTATAGTTTATAAATAGTAAACTTCAAGTACACCGCCTTTAATTTAGTAGTGCAATATCAGTGCATGCATTCTTAAGGGTCAGAAAGGACTGCTTGGACATTATTTTTCAAGGCTTAGCTTTGTCTGTATGGCTTTGTCTCATCATGATCTCACTGGATGCAGGTCTTAGCCACCAGTATCAGAAAGCTCATGCAGACTGCTGGGGGTTATTTGAAAAGACAATTTCCTGTCAGATCATGATACAGAGTAAACGTATCGGTGTGTGCGTCAGAACAAATAGATCTTCCCATCTCTGCTCTGCTTACAGGCGGATGAGTGTCCGGAGCGTCTGCAGAAGTGTACGTTCTGTGAACTGGAGGTGCCGTggaagcagctggaggagcacACTGTGGTCTGTGGGAGTCGCACGGAGCTCTGCAAGGACTGCAGTCGCTACATTAAACTGAGTGACCAGTCAGAGCACAGTTCAACCTGCTCAGCTGCCGAAGGAGAGGACTTGACTCAAACCCTCAGCAGTGCACTAGATAAAAGTACTGAAATGGACCAATTCAGCCCTGAACTCACTTAATGTCCAGAATATGTTTCCCTCCTGTCTAACCTGAGCTTTTCTTTGTCTCAGCAGAGAACAGAGTGAGCTGTAGAAACTGTGGGAGATCATTTCTGGAAAAAGAGATAGACCATCATGAGGTGTGGTAAACATGTTCCATTACATTTCCTTGAGAAACTGTGAATTGGACCAAACTGTGTCCAATTCACAGTTTGATCCAATATGAATTATGCAGTTCATGATCCATATTTTGTCATAGTATTGCCATAAACCTCAATATGGCAATACTATCAAGATAAtgtgtaattgtgaagtggaaggaaaaggatgcaatatttaactttatttataatatctGAGAAGTGTGGCATGTATCTGTAGTAAGCCCCTCTGAGGCACTGCTTTGCTCCAACtgcagctgcaagtcttttgggttATGTCTCCACCAGCTTGGCCCAGCATCAATATCCCTTGTCGCCAGAGCATGCtactgccactaccatgtttcacacATCTAAAAAGTTCTTATTTGaccagatttttttccattgagGCTAATTTACCTTTGGGCAGGTATTAAACAGATCTTTTATTTGTGGGATTaccacactgtaaaaataatcaataaaatttatggtaaattttctttcaaaatatcaaCAGTTACATActgtaaaattcaaaacattatATTACTGTAGAAAATGCGTGGAATTAATATAACTCAATAAACATAAATTTCACTTAATTTATGCAGTCATGAAATTCAGAAAACAGAGATTTATTGTGGACTGATATAAGACTTTAgtcttaaatgttgtgttttgtcatCTGCTGATCCTGAACTGCATCACCACAGTAATATTAGGATTTAAAGCCTCAGGAATTCACTTTGACACGTATCTGTGTCTGTCTTCCTTTCTCACAAGCAGCTGAGGTGTTATCAAGAATCAAAGCTGCTCTATGAAGAGATTGACACCAAAGAAGAAACGTGGGCGGATAAAGATGACTTATTCAAGCAGCAGAGTCAGGACCAGCTGAGAAATGCTTTTAAAGCCACTTCCCAGTCACATGCAGGCAGATGGGGTTTGGAGGTCAGTGGAGACCAGGACCAGATCAGCACTTGCCCACATTGTCATCTGGCCCTGCCATTCCCAACACTGATATGGCATGAGGTGAAATTCCTGAATCACACAGATTTTTTATGTATGctaaatatttcctttgataacaatgtttttcttctttttcatgtcGTAGGCAAAATGCAGAGTCCATGTTGTCTTGAAAGACAGAGAGGGCTAAGGACAGAGAGAAGTCCTTTGAATGGATCTTCTGAGAGTAATGATCAACACAAAGACCATCCATTGACTCAGCTGCCATCTTAGAAtgtctgtttacattttttttgttttgtcatttttaattttagctgaATCATCTCTTAAAAGTGgggtattgtgtatttttaagtCCTATGAGAGTCAATGCTGTTGTGTCCAAATTTTGAATAGTACGTCTGTACTGGGATGACGGGTGTGAAATTCAGTGCTCTGCTATGTCAGTACTGGTGACCTTATTGCTTTGGTTTAGTTATTGGTAATGATCTGAAGTTTCATTTTATAATGCTATTTATTCCCATTCAAATCCCCCTAGTGACTAAATAGTAATTAGTTGAATTATTCACAAAGAAGGCAATGCTATCAGCTTTAGGATCTCCAACCATGCCTTTCCTCAGCTAAGCTTTATCTTCATCACTGCTGACAGAGTTCCGCATGGCATAGCACGAGATCAAGTAATGTTATCTTGTCATTGCCACAACATTCGAGTAATACTTGTGTCAGTTTTGTGGCACGCTTATGATGTACATATTAATTAGAGCATATGCTCATGCATTTAAATCTTTTGACATtactaaaaaaatctttctagCAGTCTGGAAAACCTGGAAATCACATTTTGTAATGTATTTGTATTAGTGTCATAGAGACATTAGCTTCCCTCTTGTTTAAACTCCTGACATTCAAAGGAAAGTGTGAATTCATCCTGACAGAAAAACACTATTTGGTTTGAAAGTGTGAATCGGAAGGGAAATTATGTTTgtaacatttgtaaaaacatttttaaaattaaaatctaaaatttgggttcatctgtgtgtaatttgatATAGTATAAGCCATatgttttgtgacatttataatCTACTTCACAGGCTTTGAACACCTCACAGAGCtttgttcaatccatcatctgaaaatagaaagagtATGGCACAACCAAATGAACTAAGTCATGCAAAGAGAGGATTAATCTGAGATGCAAAGATACCACAGCTCAGGTATCTGTTGCCATGACACCTTTTAGTTGTCCTGGCTACTGAAAGTCCATAAAAGTTTATTGATGAGTTAGAATGTCAAACCATGCATCACCTTCCTTCCTCTTTACAACAATCCCCTACTTTGTGCTGGTGTCTCACACAAAAGTCTCAATAAACTACAGAGATGTTGGAAGTTCAAGATGTATAATTAGTTTTGCCAGGCAGTGTGCTGACATAAAAGCTTTATTAAGtgattttaaatgtggaaaGTTTTAGTCACAGAGTAAAGAAAATTGGTATGTTATataactgtatttatttcctgAAATATTGTACATGCCTGTATGTATCAGTAACATATACACATGAAGCTTTGCTGCTGATTGGTCAGACGTGGCAAATGACGATGGGCTCCCTAAGCTGCATGCAGACGACCTCATCAATGTAGAGAGAGTTGGTTTTGATCTcaatgttttcctgcagctccagctggCAGCGAACCAGCGccctctgctcctcctcagACAGAGCCAATTCCTCACGCAGTCTgacataacaaaataaaaaacaaacagccatgTCATGACAGGCACTGAAGTGCAATTTTAATGAACAGGAACTCTGAAAACATCTATGAAAGTAGAAAAGGTACAGTGGGTTTCCAGTAATATTCCAGTAAATATGCTCAGTATTTCTTTGAATCTTGTAGTACTGACTTTAAAGCTCTAGAAATTTGAGCCATTCAGATATTACTTAGCGATATTTAGCAGATGGTAGAAACAGGGTTGAATCGAGGATTTGATATGATTTACAGATATAAAACATGAGTCCAAGGCTTTTCTAAATTTTCAGACTGACGACTTTGCCAAATAACCAAGAGGCTGGAGGAGAAGCTTACTCTTTACAGTTACTATTTCTGGAGCCAAGAATaatattacttaatttttttcttcattcaacTATATAAAAATTCTTGCAGACAAGCAGCTTCTAATTTACCATAGTAAAATGTACCGTTTCAAAACTTAATTTGGAAGACAAAAGAACTGGATGTCATCTGCTTAGCAATAACAGGAAATATCCTTAAAAGATGACAGTATCGGGCCAAGAAGAAGCAGGTAAAGCAGACATAACAATGGCccaaaaacagaactgaatgCCAAATCGAACAGCACAGGAAAGAGATCTGTAGATACATTGATCTGTGACAAAAGTGTGAAGATACTCATTTTAAAGATGACCTGTTATACTTCCTTGAAGAGGTTAGGATAgatcaaaacatgttcattacatgtTTTGCACAGAATTTTTCTGGTCacttctgcctattttgagcttcttccagaatgagctgttttagggtctcttcttactttaaatccaaataagctgttACTGGCCAcacccccaactcaatgtttacactcacatgtgaaaatgattGTAATCTGATATACAATTATGCAACTGTACAAATTTGAAAAGCAGCAGTAGAGCCTTTTGCACAACCAAGCACaaaaagaatgcagcaagtggctTCTGGATAGcaggtcaacaacaaaacacacctcTTTTCTAGTAGTCATTTTAGGGCACATGCAGCAGACCAAACATGCTGACACTTGGGTTgagttctgctggggttgctagttTAAGGGCAATGCCTGCTGATTTCTGATGTTATGTtcgaaatatttttgaaatggctcactttctaaacaccaaaaaacattaacttattgctgaaaaatggcaataagtgtttttttaaacacttgggTTGTTTTCAGAAGCAAATGGAAGCACACTAACAACATCAAACAACATGTATCATATTGTAGAACTCACTTGGTGATGTGAAGGTTGAGTTGCTCAACCTCGGCGAGGAGCTGGACCTGGGCTGCGTCGAGACACTGCTCTTTGCCAGGCCTCTCTTTGCGCAGAAGGAGCCGGGCCTGGGCCAAACTCAGGAACTGATCACTCTCTGCGATGGCTGCTAGCAGATCCTCTCTGGCCCTCTGAAGGTTGCTGATCTCACATATGACCTACAGAGAAGCACCCATAATTTTAACCATAAATTTCTGCTGACTCAAAGATACCAAATTAGACAATAAATCTAAAGCAAGATGCAAAGACAGTATCAGACCAAGTAAATGGCTGTGTATTTCTTTGAATACGCAGTACATTTACTTACTATTGGTCACTATTACGTCTTGATTTCGTCTTATTGTTTATATgtttgtattgattttgttgATACTTCTCTTTTGTTTCTGGTGGTAAACAACAATCCATAACTGTCCTACAGCTCTGCTAACTGTTGGGCAGTTATGGAttattctaaaacaaaacaaaagtatgcactttctttgtctttgtacaGTCAAAGAATGGAAATGTTTCTACCCCTCCCATGCTCTTGTGAGTCCACACCTTATCCATTTACTGTCTTTACAGCTGCACATGTTTGGTGGTATGTTTCAATCAGATTTGCGCATCTAAAGACTAAAAGTTTTGAATGAGGAGTAGTTTTCAAGTGAAGCCACATATTCTAGTTTATGTTAGGGGGATGTTAGACTGAGCCATTCTAACATCCCCCTAACCAGATCACCTTGCTGCACATATTTGATTTGATCCCTTTCAACAGTGGCCTTCAACTTGATAAATTTGGGGATTGCACAACTAATAGTTGTCGTTTCAGATACTATCCTAATAGTgcatctctgcagctgctccagagtTACCACAGTTCTCCTGGCTGCTATTCTGACTAATGCACACCTTGTCAGTTTTGGTGAAGAGCGAAGTCTCTTTAGATTACTCTCCTCTCCACATACTTTCCTTCTGATCTTGGAATATTGTTTGTGACTAAACTTTTCTCTTctaacttctccacaactttctctcCCTGATTTGTATGTTGGGTACCTTAAATGTCATGAAGCTGTTTTGTTACTAACTTCTGAAGTAGATTGTATTCAGAAAATAGTGATACACTATTTTGAGTTGATTAACCACACAAATTTactagaaaatacataaaatacttAAAGTTATTCTCttcttaaaatatacatattaaaACACTGTTAGTAACAGTGGCTTTCCTCAGGGTACAAACGAGGAACATAAATCTCTCTTTACTGTAACAACTAAACAAATTTCTCTTTGCATCTCGCTTACATAAACCACGCACTGAGCTCTACCTTGGGAAGCTTATCTTCCAGTTGGGTCTTGGCAGCCTTGAGCAGCTGAATGTTGAGCTGAAAGGCTTCATTAGTAGCCCTGAACTGCTTCTGCATGTCGTCGGCCGACTGCGCCAGCAGAGACTCCACCAGAGCGCGCAGGGACAAAGAGTTattcttctgctgctctgccCTGGCTATGTTGAGGTCTGAGATGTTCTCCCACTGCTTTGGGCTAACTGTTGCGCtgatagaggaaaaaaaaccataaaaacagatTGGACTGAAAATACTTCATAATCTCCACCTAAAATCTTGACCAGTTTTGAAGACTTATAAGTCAAGTCAAAATTTGAGAATTTTGAGCAATTCTCAAAGGACTTTGAGAGATGATGATATAAAGTAGCACCTTTTAAGTCTACCTAacaattttccaaatcaatcAGACTGTGAGGTCTGTTCCTGTAAACAGACTTTTAAGTGACCCTTGGATtttatgtcagatttatttctgcagtCTCGTTTGATTTGAACCAATTGTGCTGCAGCGGTGAGGTATCTATAAGTCTGAGCTCTCAAAGACACCCCTGGTGTAAATGAAGTTGATAGGTGTGCCCTCTTATACAACTGGGTTATTGCttttacactttttatattttctgcacaaacacacaaatcctACCTAACCTTTAAAGTAATCAATAAAGAGTGCTTCAAATAACAGGCTTTGGAATAGCTATACTataatatttcttgttttctggGAACAACAAGAAGCTGATGGCTTACCTTGACAGCATAGTGATGTTTTTCTTGGACAGTTGCAGATTAGGGATTGTCTGCACGGTCATCAAGGCACAAGAGTTGTCAATGTTTTGAGCTTGAGATTTCTCCTTCAGATCCTGTTCTAAATAGAACTTAGCAGACCTGTTCAGACTGgagtaataaaagaaaatcagcatcATTTCATGTTCCTGTTTATGAAATGTATACTCATTCAGTAGTGTCATTATAGGACAACACAATACACAGATATCAGTCAGAGTTCTCACCGTATCTGCTCAGCAATCTGTTCTAGCACAATCTGTAGTAGACTTGTCACTTCCTGAAACATTGAACATTCTTTCAGTAGCTCAGCGTCCACTGCATCATGCACCCTGTCAGAAGGGGCCCGTTTCCTTCTGCAAGCCACATAGCAGAACATTTTCACTCAACAGCTAGGAGTTTAAGCTTAAAGTTACTGAAATTTCAGGACAGCTGCCAGATGCTtaagacagaaaagagaaagcTAGGCCGTTCGCTTCTGATTTGGTGGTTTCACCTCGCCTCCAGACAGAGAAGAGTGACTTTCATTGCGTCTTGGTTCATCGACAAGGCCTTCACCACTCTGCTATGTAAGGCTTCAAGGGCATCAATCTCTGGAATAAGCTCTTCGAGCTTCATCTCCACTTCCTTTCTTAAAAACTGAATGTCTCTGACCCGCTGATCTGAACATcagggagagaaaagaaaaagttcacaGCTCAATTACAAGCAAgcaattttctttaattctaAACATGAGCCACCACAACCCCATCCTTCCCTACTTACCAAGGCGCTTACTGTCACCATCTTGCATACGGATACAGGCGCTCTCAGACTCTGTTATGAGCCTCTTGCACTCTGCTCGAAAGAGCTCAGAGCGGTTCAGGACAACCTCAGCATTGAGGAGATCAGGTCCATCAAATTTCGGGATACTCACGTCCAGGACAGACATGGTTCTGAAGAGAGATAGATGGAAAGGAGGATGTCAAAGGAGAAAATAGCAGAAAATCCAACTATTAatagttaaatataaataatttacctCTTTTATATCTGGGTTCTAGATGtttgtgaaaatttaaaaaatctttggtCTTTACCTggtcttaaaattattttaataaatttttaagtacacaaaaaacacaatggaTTCCACTATgccattatttattaaacaaaacataaatatcatGTCAGTACGCTTAGAAAAGGACTAAGCAGGTAATGCTTTCAGGGCTAAAacaatcagattaatcatgatgaatccattattgaaataatcttcaactaatttagtattCTGTTAATTTGAGTATGCAGACTGAGAAAAGgctgtttgctgaaagaacaatacacaaaaaaatttacatttttcatttaagattaaaaaagcCTTTGTAAATTTGTTCTACTTTCTCAAGTGGCATAATTTTAGCTTCTGCATGTTcagattatattaaattatgtcCTTTTAAGCACTT
Protein-coding regions in this window:
- the xaf1 gene encoding XIAP-associated factor 1 isoform X2 is translated as MENTEPTRTCDTCHKEVAEVNFPLHESHCKRFLCVCPDCDETVPKDQLSQHREEQHTMVKCSKCNKKTERCHLKDHEADECPERLQKCTFCELEVPWKQLEEHTVVCGSRTELCKDCSRYIKLSDQSEHSSTCSAAEGEDLTQTLSSALDKTENRVSCRNCGRSFLEKEIDHHELRCYQESKLLYEEIDTKEETWADKDDLFKQQSQDQLRNAFKATSQSHAGRWGLEVSGDQDQISTCPHCHLALPFPTLIWHEAKCRVHVVLKDREG
- the tekt1 gene encoding tektin-1, which codes for MSVLDVSIPKFDGPDLLNAEVVLNRSELFRAECKRLITESESACIRMQDGDSKRLDQRVRDIQFLRKEVEMKLEELIPEIDALEALHSRVVKALSMNQDAMKVTLLCLEARRKRAPSDRVHDAVDAELLKECSMFQEVTSLLQIVLEQIAEQIRLNRSAKFYLEQDLKEKSQAQNIDNSCALMTVQTIPNLQLSKKNITMLSSATVSPKQWENISDLNIARAEQQKNNSLSLRALVESLLAQSADDMQKQFRATNEAFQLNIQLLKAAKTQLEDKLPKVICEISNLQRAREDLLAAIAESDQFLSLAQARLLLRKERPGKEQCLDAAQVQLLAEVEQLNLHITKLREELALSEEEQRALVRCQLELQENIEIKTNSLYIDEVVCMQLREPIVICHV
- the xaf1 gene encoding XIAP-associated factor 1 isoform X1; the encoded protein is MENTEPTRTCDTCHKEVAEVNFPLHESHCKRFLCVCPDCDETVPKDQLSQHREEQHTMVKCSKCNKKTERCHLKDHEADECPERLQKCTFCELEVPWKQLEEHTVVCGSRTELCKDCSRYIKLSDQSEHSSTCSAAEGEDLTQTLSSALDKTENRVSCRNCGRSFLEKEIDHHEQLRCYQESKLLYEEIDTKEETWADKDDLFKQQSQDQLRNAFKATSQSHAGRWGLEVSGDQDQISTCPHCHLALPFPTLIWHEAKCRVHVVLKDREG
- the xaf1 gene encoding XIAP-associated factor 1 isoform X4, coding for MENTEPTRTCDTCHKEVAEVNFPLHESHCKRFLCVCPDCDETVPKDQLSQHREEQHTMVKCSKCNKKTERCHLKDHEADECPERLQKCTFCELEVPWKQLEEHTVVCGSRTELCKDCSRYIKLSDQSEHSSTCSAAEGEDLTQTLSSALDKKNRVSCRNCGRSFLEKEIDHHELRCYQESKLLYEEIDTKEETWADKDDLFKQQSQDQLRNAFKATSQSHAGRWGLEVSGDQDQISTCPHCHLALPFPTLIWHEAKCRVHVVLKDREG
- the xaf1 gene encoding XIAP-associated factor 1 isoform X3, whose amino-acid sequence is MENTEPTRTCDTCHKEVAEVNFPLHESHCKRFLCVCPDCDETVPKDQLSQHREEQHTMVKCSKCNKKTERCHLKDHEADECPERLQKCTFCELEVPWKQLEEHTVVCGSRTELCKDCSRYIKLSDQSEHSSTCSAAEGEDLTQTLSSALDKKNRVSCRNCGRSFLEKEIDHHEQLRCYQESKLLYEEIDTKEETWADKDDLFKQQSQDQLRNAFKATSQSHAGRWGLEVSGDQDQISTCPHCHLALPFPTLIWHEAKCRVHVVLKDREG